From the Cydia pomonella isolate Wapato2018A chromosome 11, ilCydPomo1, whole genome shotgun sequence genome, one window contains:
- the LOC133523066 gene encoding uncharacterized protein LOC133523066 → MESEGVTLVRDKSPSEPVALLKTDKSRLKWISWYVIVQCIIVFAGAATVLHCVWKPDDGIYELEILARIMYLYDTNACGKTRSLRQFQDLQLSNETFGLNIIPITNKHVSLNVVTKLSGQTRTYVKFSLGLHVFWFVSAILLHMLISIKNMKVMKVILMIFRFITMSAVIFDVCMAIVYIADIQQSLTKAMIIRYSGWGMTPRQINNPDDFGGWVPIMAATAWLRGGIFFLNLYLVRFVKQVMQKIRGKEVKSRISKLCNVPFPDADYNQETNGKSLHYRAGEYYNKF, encoded by the exons ATGGAATCTGAAGGGGTGACGCTGGTGAGAGACAAAAGTCCGTCAGAACCAGTTGCTTTACTAAAGACAGATAAATCTAGGCTGAAGTGGATTTCGTGGTACGTCATCGTACAGT GTATAATAGTGTTCGCAGGAGCAGCAACAGTCCTCCACTGCGTTTGGAAGCCAGACGACGGCATCTACGAGCTGGAGATCCTCGCCCGCATCATGTATTTATACGACACCAACGCCTGCGGAAAGACCAGGTCCCTGAGGCAGTTCCAGGACTTGCAGCTGAGCAATGAGACGTTTGGGCTGAATATTATACCTATTACGAATAAGCATGTGTCCTTGAATGTGGTGACAAAGTTGTCTGGGCAGACTAGGAC ATACGTGAAATTTAGTCTCGGTCTCCATGTCTTCTGGTTTGTCTCAGCCATACTCCTGCATATGCTGATCTCGATCAAAAACATGAAAGTGATGAAGGTCATCCTTATGATTTTCCGCTTCATCACCATGAGCGCCGTCATCTTTGACGTTTGCATGGCCATTGTCTATATCGCGGATATACAGCAGAGCTTGACTAAAGCTATGATTATAAG GTACAGCGGCTGGGGTATGACTCCTCGCCAGATAAACAATCCAGACGATTTCGGTGGCTGGGTGCCAATCATGGCGGCTACCGCGTGGTTGCGAGGCGGCATATTCTTCTTGAACCTCTACCTCGTCAG ATTCGTGAAGCAAGTAATGCAAAAGATCCGAGGCAAGGAGGTGAAGAGCCGAATCAGCAAACTCTGCAACGTGCCGTTTCCGGATGCTGACTACAACCAGGAAACAAATGGAAAATCCTTGCACTACAGGGCGGGGGAATATTATAACAAGTTTTAA
- the LOC133523065 gene encoding uncharacterized protein LOC133523065, which translates to MKFLILSCVVAVVVAELPSLPRFRPARFRFQRQELAPTTTDSPTEATTDAAPYPPSGWKPDQPFTLPNEADNAPYPAAGWKPAQPFTLPNEPPATSYGVPDTNYGVPDNTYGAPTTDATSTENPEAEKLEGPVEIQKSVGTYYVLLPNGQLQEVKFVTENDVQNMRYTAKLQLQNRAPLFVFRP; encoded by the coding sequence ATGAAGTTCCTCATCTTGTCTTGCGTCGTTGCCGTTGTGGTAGCTGAGCTGCCTTCACTACCTCGCTTCAGACCTGCGAGGTTCAGGTTCCAAAGGCAAGAGCTAGCTCCAACCACAACTGATTCACCTACAGAAGCAACGACTGATGCAGCGCCGTATCCTCCTTCGGGTTGGAAGCCTGATCAGCCTTTCACGCTTCCAAATGAAGCTGATAACGCTCCTTATCCAGCAGCAGGCTGGAAGCCAGCGCAGCCTTTTACGCTTCCCAACGAGCCGCCGGCGACTAGCTATGGAGTCCCTGACACAAATTACGGAGTACCCGACAATACCTATGGAGCACCAACTACCGATGCCACATCTACAGAAAATCCTGAAGCTGAGAAGTTAGAAGGGCCAGTGGAAATACAGAAGAGTGTTGGTACTTATTACGTGCTGCTGCCCAATGGGCAGCTGCAAGAAGTGAAGTTTGTGACGGAGAACGATGTGCAGAACATGAGGTATACCGCGAAGCTGCAGCTGCAGAATAGGGCGCCGCTGTTTGTCTTCAGACCTTAA